One genomic window of Candidatus Pseudobacter hemicellulosilyticus includes the following:
- the ilvA gene encoding threonine ammonia-lyase, whose protein sequence is MSTSTNQTGLEFHKAAMRLRKVVKRTPLQLSTTLSRKYNCNVYLKREDLQVVRSYKLRGAYNMMSSLSPEELKNGVVCASAGNHAQGFAFSCKALNVKGVVFMPIVTPKQKVNQTKMFGEDFIEIRLVGDNFDDCAVAAKTYTVCNKMTFIPPFDDLRIIEGQGTVALEILEDQPEIDYVFVPVGGGGLASAIGSYFRVYSPKTQIVGVEPEGAPSMKRALEAGEPVTLDNIERFVDGAAVKRVGDLTFSICKDVLDDMHLVAEGKVCSTILKLYTEDAIVVEPAGALSIAVLDDYADAIKGKNVVCIVSGSNNDIDRMQEIKERSLQYEGLKHYFLIRFVQRPGALKEFVNHVLGPNDDITRFEYIQKTNKENGPALVGIELKSREDYLQLVNNLKQYNFNYKELNKDDDLFAYLV, encoded by the coding sequence ATGAGTACCTCAACGAACCAAACAGGGCTGGAATTCCACAAGGCAGCCATGCGATTAAGAAAAGTGGTGAAAAGAACACCGCTTCAACTCAGTACAACACTTTCCCGGAAATATAACTGCAACGTATACCTGAAAAGAGAAGACCTGCAGGTAGTGCGCAGCTACAAGCTGCGCGGCGCTTACAATATGATGAGCAGCCTGAGCCCTGAAGAGCTGAAGAACGGTGTGGTATGCGCCAGTGCGGGCAACCATGCGCAGGGCTTTGCTTTTTCCTGCAAGGCGCTGAATGTAAAAGGAGTGGTGTTCATGCCCATTGTTACACCCAAGCAAAAGGTTAACCAGACCAAAATGTTTGGTGAGGATTTCATTGAGATCAGGCTGGTGGGTGATAATTTTGATGATTGCGCAGTGGCGGCCAAAACCTATACGGTCTGCAATAAAATGACCTTTATCCCTCCTTTTGACGACCTGCGTATCATTGAAGGGCAGGGCACTGTTGCGCTGGAGATACTGGAAGACCAGCCCGAAATTGACTATGTATTTGTTCCCGTAGGCGGTGGCGGCCTGGCTTCAGCCATCGGTTCCTATTTCAGGGTCTATTCCCCCAAAACACAGATTGTAGGGGTAGAACCGGAAGGCGCTCCATCCATGAAACGGGCCCTGGAAGCAGGTGAACCGGTTACCCTGGATAATATTGAACGCTTTGTGGACGGCGCTGCCGTGAAGCGGGTAGGGGACCTCACTTTCTCCATCTGCAAGGATGTCCTGGACGATATGCACCTGGTAGCGGAGGGTAAGGTATGTTCCACTATCCTGAAGCTGTATACCGAAGATGCTATTGTAGTAGAACCTGCCGGCGCCCTTTCCATTGCCGTGCTGGATGATTATGCCGATGCCATCAAAGGTAAGAACGTGGTCTGCATTGTGAGCGGCAGCAATAACGATATTGACAGGATGCAGGAGATCAAAGAGCGCAGCCTGCAATACGAGGGACTGAAGCATTATTTCCTCATCCGTTTTGTACAACGTCCCGGCGCCCTCAAAGAGTTTGTGAACCATGTGCTGGGGCCCAACGATGATATCACCCGCTTTGAATATATTCAGAAGACCAATAAAGAGAACGGTCCCGCCCTGGTGGGTATAGAGCTCAAAAGCAGGGAAGATTACCTGCAGCTGGTCAATAACCTGAAACAATACAATTTCAACTATAAAGAACTGAATAAGGACGACGATCTGTTTGCCTATCTCGTATAA
- a CDS encoding transglutaminase family protein — MPAFIIHHITRYLYDLPVIDSANQIMLFPLQDEFQDVTEHTLAITGDPVVDLYADYYGNQVGTFMHSRPHQELVIDVKMEVVTQQRALPAIEHPIADQWNYLQQVADAIPYIDFVKQERFEALPEVAAVANMEGSRDASVMDTAYRLMEYVYRNFEYNKEVTTVETTLDEIWRLKAGVCQDFAHILLAMLRMLGIPARYVSGYVCPHDAGMRGEGATHAWVEACIPFYGWLGFDPTNNCIANEQHVRLAVGRNFTDCSPVKGTYRGTAHHRLEVGVSVAHEEESRTPAPVTTVLMPQPIANNNGNGETTNSYRKHVEMMMQQQQQQQ; from the coding sequence ATGCCAGCATTTATCATTCATCATATCACCCGGTACCTTTACGACCTGCCAGTTATTGACAGCGCCAACCAGATCATGCTCTTCCCCCTGCAGGATGAATTCCAGGATGTCACCGAACATACCCTGGCCATCACCGGCGATCCCGTGGTGGATCTCTATGCTGACTACTACGGCAACCAGGTAGGCACTTTCATGCACTCCCGTCCCCACCAGGAACTGGTGATAGATGTCAAGATGGAAGTAGTGACCCAGCAACGTGCCCTTCCTGCTATTGAGCATCCCATTGCAGATCAGTGGAATTACCTGCAGCAGGTAGCAGACGCTATTCCCTACATCGATTTTGTCAAGCAGGAACGTTTTGAGGCATTACCGGAAGTGGCCGCTGTGGCCAATATGGAAGGCAGTCGTGACGCCAGCGTCATGGACACCGCCTACCGCCTGATGGAATATGTGTACAGGAATTTTGAGTACAATAAAGAGGTCACCACCGTAGAGACCACGCTGGACGAGATCTGGCGGCTGAAGGCCGGCGTTTGCCAGGACTTTGCCCATATCCTGCTGGCCATGCTCCGGATGCTGGGCATCCCGGCCCGCTATGTCAGCGGCTATGTCTGCCCACACGATGCAGGCATGCGCGGCGAAGGCGCTACCCATGCCTGGGTGGAAGCCTGCATTCCCTTCTACGGCTGGCTGGGCTTTGACCCCACCAATAACTGCATCGCCAACGAGCAGCATGTCCGGCTGGCGGTAGGCAGGAACTTCACCGACTGCTCACCGGTAAAAGGCACTTACCGGGGCACCGCCCATCACCGGCTGGAAGTAGGCGTATCGGTTGCACATGAGGAAGAGTCCCGTACACCGGCGCCTGTAACAACCGTACTGATGCCGCAGCCCATAGCGAACAATAACGGCAATGGCGAGACCACCAACTCCTACAGGAAACATGTGGAAATGATGATGCAGCAACAACAACAGCAGCAATAA
- a CDS encoding alpha-E domain-containing protein: protein MLSRVADSLFWMARYMERTDGILRMLKTNYALSQDDLQYFSWLPVLKIFAWLPEKDAEVIARQGRTVLQYMVTDRENPNSVFNIVTMARENARSVQDHIPKELWQVLNDLYHTVRDEQLLEWLYKEDPVTALDVLIKQGLLFYGTSDISMARGEGYSFMNIGRFLERAIQSADILDVKFSDTNYDFSNTTDTSYWRYLLMSISGYELYLKNNRSGFEAERVVEQIVLNDQFPRSVIYSINQVSRYFEKLKNQQALPAYNNIDFMIGKVNSRVRYSTPQSIMQQGLHIFLTEIKNELHTIGNALNQQYFAYS, encoded by the coding sequence ATGTTGAGTAGAGTAGCCGATAGTTTATTCTGGATGGCCCGGTACATGGAACGTACCGATGGTATCCTCCGTATGCTCAAGACCAATTACGCCCTCTCGCAGGACGATCTCCAATATTTCTCCTGGCTGCCTGTGCTGAAGATCTTTGCCTGGCTGCCTGAAAAAGACGCTGAAGTGATTGCCCGCCAGGGCCGCACCGTACTGCAGTACATGGTCACCGACCGTGAGAACCCCAACTCGGTCTTTAATATTGTGACCATGGCCCGGGAAAACGCCCGCAGCGTCCAGGACCATATTCCCAAAGAACTCTGGCAGGTGCTGAACGACCTCTACCATACCGTGCGGGATGAGCAGCTGCTGGAATGGCTCTATAAGGAAGATCCCGTGACCGCCCTCGACGTACTCATCAAACAGGGCCTGCTCTTTTACGGCACTTCCGATATTTCCATGGCCCGTGGTGAAGGTTACTCCTTTATGAATATCGGCCGCTTCCTGGAACGCGCCATCCAGAGCGCCGATATCCTGGACGTGAAATTCAGCGATACCAATTACGATTTCTCCAATACCACCGACACCAGCTACTGGCGCTACCTGCTGATGTCCATTTCTGGTTACGAACTCTACCTGAAAAATAACCGCAGCGGCTTTGAGGCCGAACGCGTAGTGGAACAGATTGTGCTGAACGACCAGTTCCCGCGCTCTGTGATCTATTCCATCAACCAGGTGAGCCGCTATTTTGAAAAGCTTAAGAACCAGCAGGCGCTGCCCGCTTATAATAATATCGACTTCATGATCGGCAAGGTCAACAGCCGCGTGCGGTACTCCACGCCCCAGTCCATCATGCAGCAGGGTTTGCACATTTTTCTCACAGAAATAAAAAACGAATTGCACACTATCGGCAATGCGCTGAATCAGCAGTATTTTGCATACTCCTGA
- a CDS encoding circularly permuted type 2 ATP-grasp protein: MLNELLNGYCPDNRTWDEMYASGNIRAQYQGVVNFLEHLSIAELGKKEELARRLFMTQGITFTVYNSGEGIEKIFPFDIIPRIITGTEWAYIEKGIAQRLKALNLFLKDVYNEQFIIKDGIVPLSIIYSCPHFLREMVRFPIPHDIYVHIAGIDLIRDNDGTFYVLEDNLRTPSGVSYMLENREITKRIFPDLLPHINVRSVVEYPNILHKNLVSLAPRQNSQPTVVVLTPGIYNSAYFEHTTLARMMGVELVEGRDLVVDNHRVFMKTTTGLQQVDVIYRRVDDDYLDPLVFNGSSTLGVSGIMSAYRKGNVAIVNAVGNGVADDKAIYAYVPAMIRYYLNEEPILKNVPTHQLGNAEEREYVFSNMNRMVIKKTNESGGYGMLMGHTATDEEISKFQAAIIKDPRQFIAQPIISLSSSPCYMNGKLQPRRVDLRPYALCGPGGIQIVPGGLTRVALREGSLVVNSSQGGGSKDTWVLTGSPAGEAGPGPMTNGA, encoded by the coding sequence ATGCTCAACGAATTGCTGAATGGCTATTGCCCTGACAACAGAACCTGGGACGAGATGTACGCCTCCGGGAACATCCGAGCCCAATACCAGGGCGTAGTCAATTTCCTGGAACACCTCAGCATTGCTGAGCTGGGTAAAAAAGAAGAACTGGCGCGCCGCCTCTTCATGACCCAGGGTATCACGTTTACCGTGTACAATAGCGGCGAAGGCATCGAAAAGATCTTCCCCTTTGACATCATCCCCCGTATCATCACCGGGACCGAATGGGCCTATATTGAAAAAGGCATCGCCCAGCGGCTCAAAGCCCTCAATCTCTTTCTCAAGGATGTGTACAACGAGCAGTTCATCATCAAGGACGGTATCGTTCCCCTGTCCATCATCTACAGCTGCCCGCATTTCCTCCGGGAAATGGTACGCTTCCCTATCCCGCATGATATTTATGTGCATATTGCCGGGATTGATCTGATCCGGGATAACGACGGCACGTTTTATGTGCTGGAAGACAATCTTCGTACACCCAGCGGCGTTAGCTATATGCTGGAGAACCGCGAGATCACCAAACGCATCTTCCCCGATCTCCTGCCCCATATCAACGTACGCAGCGTAGTGGAATACCCCAATATCCTGCACAAGAACCTGGTCTCCCTGGCCCCGCGCCAGAACAGCCAGCCCACCGTAGTGGTGCTGACGCCAGGCATCTATAATTCCGCCTATTTTGAACATACCACCCTGGCCCGTATGATGGGCGTGGAACTGGTGGAAGGGCGGGATCTGGTAGTGGATAATCACCGCGTGTTCATGAAAACCACCACCGGCCTGCAACAGGTGGATGTTATCTACCGCCGCGTGGATGACGATTACCTGGATCCGCTGGTGTTCAACGGCTCCAGCACCCTCGGCGTGTCCGGCATCATGAGCGCCTACCGCAAAGGCAATGTAGCTATCGTGAATGCCGTAGGCAACGGTGTGGCGGACGATAAAGCCATCTACGCCTATGTGCCCGCCATGATCCGGTACTACCTCAATGAAGAACCCATTCTCAAGAACGTGCCCACACACCAGCTGGGCAACGCCGAAGAACGGGAATATGTGTTCAGCAATATGAACCGGATGGTGATCAAGAAAACCAATGAAAGCGGCGGCTACGGCATGCTCATGGGCCATACCGCCACTGATGAAGAGATCAGTAAGTTCCAGGCCGCCATTATCAAAGATCCGCGGCAATTCATTGCACAGCCCATCATCAGCCTCAGCTCCTCGCCCTGTTATATGAACGGCAAGCTGCAGCCCCGCCGCGTAGACCTCAGACCCTATGCGCTCTGCGGACCGGGCGGCATCCAGATTGTTCCGGGCGGACTGACCCGCGTAGCCCTCCGGGAAGGTTCCCTGGTAGTGAACAGCAGCCAGGGCGGCGGCAGTAAGGACACCTGGGTACTGACCGGCTCACCGGCCGGAGAAGCCGGCCCGGGCCCTATGACAAACGGCGCTTAG
- a CDS encoding RteC domain-containing protein gives MKEQFLALYQNMITEMEQCSQRFTTEKEQIEFCFQTCERNWFQLQQCLTQLQFSNDTEEIWFFKVLKPRFTALLEYYTLVYKAHLFLPDTDPAEVNNFWQKELRFAEKFFHDNSSFYQYYKSGDTELDELYFVRANNDPTQPSHRSYNINPQATTTHDPLLAALIARERYVHYVREKMGRPPEGHPAESPNP, from the coding sequence ATGAAAGAACAATTCCTGGCGCTGTACCAGAACATGATCACCGAGATGGAACAATGCAGTCAGCGCTTCACCACTGAGAAAGAACAGATTGAGTTTTGCTTTCAAACCTGCGAACGGAACTGGTTCCAGCTACAGCAATGCCTGACCCAGCTCCAGTTCAGCAACGACACCGAAGAGATCTGGTTCTTCAAGGTCCTCAAACCCCGCTTCACCGCCTTACTGGAATACTATACCCTGGTCTATAAAGCCCACCTGTTCCTGCCGGATACGGATCCTGCAGAAGTCAATAATTTCTGGCAGAAGGAATTAAGATTTGCTGAGAAGTTCTTCCACGATAACTCCTCTTTTTACCAGTACTATAAAAGCGGCGATACGGAGCTGGACGAGCTGTATTTTGTCCGGGCCAACAATGACCCCACCCAGCCTTCCCATCGCAGCTACAATATCAACCCGCAGGCCACCACCACCCATGATCCCTTACTGGCGGCCCTTATAGCCCGGGAAAGGTACGTGCATTATGTACGGGAGAAAATGGGACGCCCCCCGGAAGGCCATCCTGCTGAGTCGCCCAATCCCTGA
- a CDS encoding RNA polymerase sigma-70 factor, translating to MAVTDTGTIQLLETAFEKVFKTHFKNLHSYAYTLVKDDMAAEEMVQQVFYKIWEKKGQLSIQTSLTAYLYRSVYHESLNYLKHEKVKAAYRAYAGQQGAVSGEQASRKVLLGELEQRLGVALSDLPEQCRTVFQLSRFEELKYQEIADRLGISIKTVENQMGKALKLLRAKLVDYLPFLVFLLLSNP from the coding sequence ATGGCAGTAACTGACACGGGCACCATCCAGTTGCTGGAAACAGCATTTGAGAAGGTTTTTAAAACACATTTTAAGAACCTGCATTCCTATGCCTATACCCTTGTCAAAGATGATATGGCGGCAGAAGAGATGGTCCAGCAGGTATTCTACAAGATCTGGGAGAAAAAGGGCCAGCTCAGCATCCAGACCTCGCTCACGGCATACCTCTACAGATCGGTCTATCACGAAAGCCTCAATTACCTCAAGCATGAAAAAGTGAAGGCGGCCTACCGGGCCTATGCCGGTCAGCAGGGTGCCGTATCCGGCGAGCAGGCCTCCCGCAAAGTATTGCTGGGAGAGCTGGAGCAGCGACTGGGTGTTGCCCTGTCCGATCTGCCGGAGCAATGCCGCACTGTTTTTCAGCTGAGCCGTTTTGAAGAACTGAAATACCAGGAGATAGCCGACCGGCTGGGCATCAGCATCAAAACGGTAGAGAACCAGATGGGAAAAGCGTTGAAACTGTTACGCGCCAAGCTGGTGGACTACCTGCCTTTCCTGGTCTTTTTACTGTTATCCAACCCCTAA
- a CDS encoding FecR domain-containing protein has protein sequence MSESLHDMNDELLVKYLLGETSPEESGMVKAWMAESELNRQCFEHFRLIWERSFGIAAHSKVDPDDAWKRFQLLTGQQPATAEVVVRSQPRRARLPFLRAAAAILLTAGAITLFYLNWRSGADAGAATPVTIAARNSSLTDTLPDGSIVTLNKRSSLRFPSDFKDGPRTVQLEGEAFFRITPDPARPFEVRINDVIIKVLGTSFNVKSNEGVTEVIVETGLVQVSHSSHQLQLRPKEKLSVSAADTELKKDSVSDQLYKYYRTREFVCDNTPLWKLVDVLNEAYDARIVIERPALRNLRIDVPFYDESLDNILDVITETFNDQHIQVVKQDSLIILK, from the coding sequence TTGAGTGAATCTTTACACGATATGAACGATGAGCTGCTGGTAAAATACCTGCTGGGCGAAACCAGCCCGGAAGAATCCGGGATGGTGAAGGCCTGGATGGCCGAAAGCGAGCTCAACCGCCAGTGTTTTGAGCATTTCAGGCTGATCTGGGAACGGAGCTTCGGAATTGCGGCCCACAGCAAAGTGGATCCTGACGACGCCTGGAAAAGGTTCCAGCTGCTCACAGGGCAGCAGCCCGCCACTGCTGAAGTGGTGGTGCGCAGCCAGCCCCGCCGCGCCAGGCTGCCCTTCCTGCGGGCAGCGGCAGCCATCCTGCTCACAGCAGGCGCCATCACCCTGTTCTACCTCAACTGGCGCAGCGGTGCTGATGCAGGCGCCGCAACGCCGGTCACCATTGCCGCCCGCAACAGCAGCCTGACAGATACCCTGCCGGACGGGTCCATTGTTACGCTCAACAAGAGATCATCGCTGCGTTTCCCATCGGACTTTAAGGATGGTCCCCGCACCGTTCAGCTGGAAGGAGAGGCCTTCTTCCGCATTACGCCTGATCCGGCACGTCCTTTTGAAGTGCGTATCAATGATGTGATCATCAAAGTGCTGGGCACTTCCTTCAATGTGAAAAGCAATGAAGGCGTTACAGAAGTGATTGTAGAGACCGGGCTGGTGCAGGTGAGCCATTCCAGCCATCAGCTGCAGCTGCGGCCCAAAGAAAAACTGTCCGTATCAGCTGCGGATACGGAACTGAAGAAGGATTCGGTTTCGGACCAGCTCTATAAATATTACCGTACCCGTGAATTTGTTTGCGACAATACGCCACTATGGAAACTGGTGGACGTGCTCAATGAAGCCTACGACGCCCGGATCGTGATTGAACGACCGGCACTGCGTAATCTCCGGATAGACGTCCCCTTTTATGATGAGTCGCTCGATAATATCCTCGATGTGATCACCGAGACCTTCAACGACCAGCATATCCAGGTAGTGAAGCAGGATTCGCTGATCATTTTAAAGTAG
- a CDS encoding STN and carboxypeptidase regulatory-like domain-containing protein, whose amino-acid sequence MDRVFKKIVPIAMLCLAMLSTEAQNILNRSVSLEVNRQELAHVLEILSNKGNFFFSYNSNIIRKDSLVTLSVYSKTVKQVLDLLFREGYEFKESGNYLILRRTPIRTPLVTHQDASEESVYYVSGYVLDDQTGQSIGNASVYEKHQLASTISNSDGYFRLKLKSRYEKAAISVSKQYYVDTTVIIQPRYNQQLAITINPLAISDNTTIIAPYSFAAPDSIVIDVRGPDSTHWLYTYRKTDSNNVEKTAMGQWLLSTWQKVQTINLDKFFTARPYQMSLVPGMSTNGRLNSQVTNNVSLNILGGYSGGVNGVEIGGLFNIDKRDVKIAQAGGLFNMVGGNLTGVQLAAVHNTVLDSVVGVQIGGITNHIHHNLLGVQVGGIYNHVSGSTNGAQISGIGNYNNHDFIGWQLSGKFNVNRRDLRGSQMGGVLNINGRNLKGAQLAGILNVNWKTLHGAQVAGVLNYAKRLKGVQIGLVNIADTSDGYSIGLVNIIFKGYHKLSIYANEVIPFNAAFKTGNTKLYSILLAGVSAGYGNESDSIAKAFTFGYGMGRELSLKNNWGLNAELTSQHIYLGSWDYLNLLSRASFHVHYKVGKYFSVFAGPSFSVYCTNQTENIKGYREHIPSWKDTFTFGDRVTGWFGFNAGINLF is encoded by the coding sequence ATGGACCGAGTATTTAAAAAGATTGTCCCTATTGCAATGCTGTGCCTGGCCATGCTCAGTACAGAAGCCCAGAATATCCTTAACAGGAGCGTATCACTGGAAGTGAACCGGCAGGAGCTGGCCCATGTGCTGGAGATCCTGAGTAATAAAGGCAATTTCTTTTTTTCCTATAACAGCAATATCATCCGCAAGGACAGCCTGGTCACCCTCAGCGTATACAGCAAAACAGTGAAACAGGTACTGGACCTGCTTTTTCGAGAAGGCTATGAATTCAAGGAGAGCGGTAACTACCTGATCCTGCGCCGTACGCCTATCCGCACCCCCCTGGTCACGCACCAGGATGCCAGCGAAGAAAGCGTGTATTATGTCAGCGGTTATGTCCTGGATGATCAGACCGGCCAGTCGATCGGTAACGCCAGCGTATATGAAAAACACCAGCTGGCCTCCACCATTTCCAATAGCGACGGCTACTTCAGGCTGAAGCTGAAAAGCCGGTACGAAAAAGCAGCTATCAGCGTCAGCAAACAATATTATGTTGACACCACAGTCATCATCCAGCCCCGCTACAACCAGCAGCTGGCCATCACCATCAACCCGCTGGCTATTTCTGATAATACTACCATCATAGCCCCCTATTCCTTTGCAGCGCCGGATTCTATTGTCATTGATGTGCGTGGACCGGACAGTACCCATTGGCTGTATACCTACCGGAAGACGGATAGCAACAACGTGGAAAAAACTGCCATGGGCCAATGGCTGCTCAGTACCTGGCAGAAGGTACAGACCATCAACCTGGATAAGTTCTTCACTGCCCGGCCCTATCAGATGTCTTTGGTGCCGGGTATGAGCACCAACGGCAGGCTGAACAGCCAGGTCACCAATAATGTATCCCTCAATATCCTGGGTGGTTATTCCGGCGGCGTGAATGGCGTAGAGATCGGCGGTTTGTTCAATATTGACAAGCGGGATGTGAAAATTGCGCAGGCGGGTGGCCTGTTCAATATGGTGGGGGGCAACCTGACCGGCGTGCAGCTGGCAGCCGTGCATAACACCGTGCTGGACTCTGTGGTGGGTGTGCAGATCGGTGGTATCACCAACCATATACACCATAACCTGCTGGGCGTCCAGGTAGGCGGTATCTATAATCATGTATCGGGCAGCACAAATGGTGCGCAGATCAGCGGGATAGGCAACTACAACAACCACGATTTTATTGGCTGGCAGCTGTCCGGTAAGTTCAATGTCAACAGGCGCGACCTGCGTGGCTCACAAATGGGTGGAGTACTCAATATCAATGGCCGGAACCTTAAGGGCGCCCAACTGGCAGGTATACTGAATGTAAACTGGAAAACCTTGCATGGTGCCCAGGTGGCCGGTGTACTGAACTATGCCAAAAGGCTGAAAGGCGTACAGATCGGCCTGGTCAATATTGCTGATACCTCTGACGGTTACAGCATTGGCCTGGTCAATATCATTTTCAAAGGCTACCACAAACTATCCATCTATGCCAATGAAGTGATCCCTTTCAATGCTGCCTTCAAGACCGGCAATACCAAACTCTACAGCATCCTGCTGGCTGGCGTAAGCGCGGGCTATGGCAATGAATCCGACAGCATAGCCAAAGCCTTCACCTTTGGTTATGGCATGGGACGGGAATTGAGCCTGAAAAATAACTGGGGGCTCAATGCAGAGCTGACCAGCCAGCATATTTACCTGGGCAGCTGGGATTACCTCAATCTCCTCAGCAGGGCCAGCTTCCATGTCCATTATAAGGTGGGGAAATATTTCTCCGTATTTGCCGGTCCTTCCTTCTCTGTCTACTGCACCAACCAGACGGAAAATATCAAAGGTTACCGGGAGCATATCCCTTCCTGGAAGGACACTTTTACATTTGGCGACAGGGTCACAGGCTGGTTTGGTTTCAATGCCGGGATCAACCTGTTTTAG
- a CDS encoding helix-turn-helix transcriptional regulator yields MAKRETMRDFTQRLTFPCQDIYSKHTNERVSTGQFNVYRRGEFGCRAASPYNRRDFYKISLIIGKGKLYYANKGIVIDRNALLFSNPSIPYSWEPTSDKQEGFFCLFTQDFINPVLRSETLHESPLFRIGGDPVFFVAPEQERTLSELFLKMLTELESEYIHKYDLLRNYVSLLLHEAQRSQPANTYFQHTNASTRIASLFMELLERQFPIDSRDHVLRLRTASDFASHLSVHANHLNRAVKEITGRTTTEHIAERITSEAKALLTNTSWNVSEIAYTLGFEYPAYFNNFFKKQTSQTPGAFRQ; encoded by the coding sequence ATGGCTAAGCGTGAAACGATGCGGGATTTTACCCAGCGGCTGACATTCCCCTGTCAGGACATCTATTCCAAGCATACCAATGAACGCGTCAGCACCGGGCAGTTCAATGTATACCGCCGCGGTGAATTCGGCTGCCGGGCCGCCTCTCCCTATAACCGGCGTGATTTTTATAAGATATCGCTGATCATCGGCAAGGGTAAATTATACTATGCCAATAAGGGGATTGTCATTGACCGGAACGCCCTGCTCTTTTCCAATCCCAGCATTCCCTATTCCTGGGAGCCTACTTCCGACAAACAGGAAGGCTTTTTCTGTCTCTTCACCCAGGACTTTATCAACCCCGTTCTGCGCAGCGAGACCCTGCATGAATCCCCCCTGTTCCGCATTGGGGGTGATCCTGTTTTCTTTGTGGCTCCGGAACAGGAGCGCACCCTTAGTGAATTATTCCTTAAAATGCTGACGGAGCTTGAATCCGAGTATATCCATAAATACGACCTGCTGCGCAACTATGTAAGCCTGCTGCTGCATGAAGCACAGAGATCGCAGCCGGCCAATACCTATTTCCAGCACACCAATGCCTCCACCCGCATCGCCTCCCTGTTCATGGAACTGCTGGAGCGCCAGTTCCCTATAGATTCCCGGGACCATGTGCTGCGGCTGCGGACGGCCAGCGATTTTGCCAGCCATCTGTCCGTACATGCCAACCACCTCAACCGGGCGGTGAAAGAGATCACCGGCAGGACCACTACGGAGCATATTGCCGAACGTATCACCAGTGAGGCCAAGGCCCTGCTGACCAATACCAGCTGGAATGTGAGTGAGATAGCCTATACCCTTGGTTTTGAATACCCGGCCTATTTCAATAACTTCTTTAAGAAGCAGACCAGCCAGACGCCGGGCGCTTTCCGGCAATAG